One Coccinella septempunctata chromosome 1, icCocSept1.1, whole genome shotgun sequence DNA window includes the following coding sequences:
- the LOC123307855 gene encoding ubiquitin-conjugating enzyme E2 J1-like — translation MSLEGKYNLKSPGVKRLMREASELAEPTEEYHACPLEDNLFEWHFTVKGPPSTEFEGGYYHGRILLPSQYPMQPPNIILMTPNGRFEVNKKICLSISGHHPESWQPSWSIRTALLALIAFMPIPSSGTIGSLDYTPEERQILAKKSKNWECPICGKILDKLSTAKKPELTQEESNMIQQIALKAEEEMNKKDVECFDEKISDVQESTLRQRVGNSSDETSEKTSTVIDPKDTDSTNQNGVWNAVIGILISAIVLLILRRVLFL, via the exons ATGTCTTTAGAGGGTAAATACAATTTGAAAAGCCCTG GTGTGAAACGTTTGATGCGAGAAGCTAGCGAATTGGCCGAACCTACAGAGGAATATCATGCTTGTCCTTTAGAAGACAATCTATTCGAATGGCATTTTACTGTTAAAGGGCCTCCGTCTACCGAATTTGAAGGGGGTTACTATCATGGCAGAATATTATTACCCTCTCAATATCCAATGCAACCTCCTAATATTATTTTGATGACA CCTAATGGTCGTTTTGaagtaaataaaaaaatttgtctaTCTATCTCTGGCCATCACCCAGAAAGTTGGCAACCATCATGGTCGATACGTACTGCTCTCTTGGCATTAATTGCTTTTATGCCAATACCTTCATCTGGTACTATAGGGTCATTAGATTACACTCCTGAAGAAAGACAAATACTAGCTAAGAAATCTAAAAATTGGGAATGCCCTATTTGTGGTAAGATACTTGACAAATTATCAACTGCCAAAAAACCAGAGTTGACCCAAGAAGAGAGTAATATGATTCAACAAATTGCTCTTAAg gcagaggaggagaTGAATAAAAAGGATGTAGAatgttttgacgaaaaaatttCAGATGTCCAAGAAAGCACATTGCGACAGAGAGTTGGCAATAGCTCAGATGAAACTTCTGAGAAAACTTCAACTGTGATCGATCCCAAAGATACAGATTCCACTAATCA gaatggtGTATGGAATGCAGTTATAGGCATTTTAATTTCCGCTATTGTATTACTAATATTGCGGAgggtattatttttgtaa
- the LOC123313083 gene encoding WD repeat-containing protein 89 codes for MKDLLEKLASATRDHSDDDCDESDQSLEKCETEELAHSTHLCRTCLDNEEYVTHISANSESDPKVAIASSNGSLTVYTLSSNFCVDLELSNNSNHIVELKFDKFDNNLLWTATHDGTINQWDLRAPTKAVSCFTDTSDDEKNKKFNCFDVSSCGRLLCAGTDRYEDDSFLLFWDIRKSQLAGGFWESHMDDITQVKFHPSDQKKMFSASTDGLINVYDLSQTCEDDALVDTLNTESSIEKISCTEIKSKNLISCITHTADLQFWKEEDVQPYISLSRNEMGKILKRKSADSLYIVDVHSTSKSSFALVGCGSKNVRGLILDGPSMMPSFGLFENQQRLKCSWYNDNTKLLLTGGEKGQIDAWKV; via the exons ATGAAGGATTTGTTAGAGAAATTAGCGAGTGCCACTAGAGATCACAGTGACGATGATTGTGACGAATCTGATCAAAGCCTGGAAAAATGTGAAACCGAGGAACTTGCACATTCTACCCATTTATGCCGTACGTGTTTGGATAATGAAGAGTATGTAACGCATATATCCGCTAACAG tgaatCTGATCCAAAAGTTGCGATAGCTTCATCTAATGGAAGTCTCACAGTTTATACCTTATCCTCGAATTTCTGTGTTGACCTAGAACTGAGCAATAATTCAAATCATATAgtagaactgaaattcgataaaTTTGATAATAATTTGTTATGGACTGCCACACATGATGGGACCATTAACCAATGGGATTTGAGAGCTCCCACtaaagctgtgtcatgtttcaCAG ATACATCCGATGATGagaagaataaaaaattcaattgctTTGATGTATCCTCATGTGGTAGACTACTTTGTGCCGGAACTGATAGATATGAGGATGATTCTTTTCTTTTATTTTGGGATATAAGGAAATCTCAATTGGCCGGTGGATTTTGGGAATCACATATGGATGATATTACTCAG GTTAAATTTCATCCAAGcgatcaaaaaaaaatgttttctgcATCTACTGATGGACTCATTAATGTATATGATTTGAGTCAAACTTGTGAAGACGATGCATTGGTAGATACTTTGAATACAGAGTCGTCGATCGAAAAAATAAGTTGCACAGAAATAAAATCCAAAAACCTCATAAGTTGTATCACACATACAGCGGATTTACAATTCTGGAAAGAGGAGGATGTTCAACCTTATATCAGTTTGAGCAGAAATGAAATGGGAAAAATACTGAAG aggAAGTCTGCTGATAGCCTGTACATTGTGGATGTCCATTCAACGAGTAAATCAAGTTTTGCTTTAGTGGGCTGTGGTTCCAAGAATGTGAGGGGGTTGATACTTGATGGACCCTCAATGATGCCATCATTTGGGCTTTTTGAAAACCAACAGAGGTTAAAGTGTAGCTGGTATAACGATAAT ACCAAACTTTTATTGACAGGAGGAGAGAAGGGGCAAATAGATGCTTGGAAGGTATAG